The following proteins are co-located in the Ruminococcaceae bacterium KH2T8 genome:
- a CDS encoding LSU ribosomal protein L17P → MPVNRKLGRAADQRTAILRNMTTAFVINGKVETTTARAKEISAIVEKLITEAIKEKDNFTTKDITVSAAKLDGKGKKVLVSKTSKNGNKYDVVDREVKTKTVQVDAPSRLAARKRMSYWLLKSHDSEGNVINPVNKMFDEIAPKYEGRTGGYTRIVKLGTRRGDGSEMAILEFV, encoded by the coding sequence ATGCCAGTTAACAGAAAACTTGGTCGTGCAGCGGATCAGCGTACAGCTATCCTCAGAAACATGACAACGGCATTCGTTATCAACGGTAAGGTTGAGACAACGACAGCTCGTGCTAAGGAGATCAGCGCGATCGTCGAGAAGCTTATAACAGAAGCTATCAAGGAGAAGGACAACTTCACAACAAAGGATATCACCGTTTCCGCTGCAAAGCTTGACGGTAAGGGCAAGAAGGTTCTTGTTTCCAAGACATCCAAGAACGGCAACAAGTACGATGTTGTTGATCGTGAAGTAAAGACAAAGACTGTTCAGGTAGATGCACCTTCCAGACTCGCAGCAAGAAAGAGAATGTCTTATTGGCTTCTCAAGAGCCACGATTCCGAGGGCAATGTTATCAATCCCGTTAACAAGATGTTTGACGAGATCGCTCCCAAGTACGAGGGCAGAACAGGCGGATACACAAGAATCGTTAAGCTTGGTACAAGAAGAGGCGACGGTTCCGAGATGGCTATCCTTGAGTTTGTTTGA
- a CDS encoding peptidyl-prolyl cis-trans isomerase B (cyclophilin B), producing the protein MANPIVTITIKDLGDIKAELYPEIAPITVENFIKLATQGFYNGLTFHRVIPGFMIQGGCPDGTGMGGPGYHIKGEFAHNGVKNDLRHTRGVLSMARAMDPDSAGSQFFIMHENAPHLDGEYAAFGKVIEGIEIVDKIAAVRTDYNDKPLEPQIIEVMTVQL; encoded by the coding sequence ATGGCTAATCCTATCGTAACCATCACGATCAAGGACCTCGGTGACATCAAGGCCGAGCTCTATCCCGAGATCGCTCCCATCACAGTAGAGAACTTCATTAAGCTCGCTACACAGGGATTCTATAACGGACTTACTTTCCACCGTGTCATTCCCGGCTTCATGATCCAGGGCGGATGCCCCGACGGAACGGGTATGGGCGGCCCCGGATATCATATCAAGGGTGAGTTCGCACATAACGGCGTAAAGAATGACTTAAGACATACAAGAGGCGTTCTTTCGATGGCTCGTGCCATGGATCCCGATTCAGCAGGATCACAGTTCTTCATCATGCATGAGAACGCACCTCACCTTGACGGCGAATATGCTGCTTTCGGTAAGGTCATCGAGGGTATCGAGATCGTAGACAAGATCGCTGCCGTAAGAACGGATTATAACGACAAGCCCCTTGAGCCCCAGATCATCGAAGTGATGACTGTTCAGCTCTGA
- a CDS encoding glucokinase, with protein MGYYVGIDLGGTNIKAGIVTEEGKLLNKDSIKTHAERPMEEIIKDMGELALKVIGDAGLKVSDVTAIGIGSPGTPDNKAGVLVYSNNLPFNMAPMRRLIREVVDLPVYIDNDANCAAMAEAVAGAAKGTLDSVTITLGTGVGAGVIANGRIYSGFNQAGSEFGHTVLVSGGQQCSCGRKGCFEAYSSASALIRMTKEAADANPDSILNELIEQNGKVSGKTAFEAMRKGDKAGAAVVDMYTDYLADGLANAINTFMPEVLVIGGGVCNEGDPLLVPLREKTMSRPYFGPGVKKTEIRIAEMGNDAGIVGAAMMGKACADDKIDGLSSAV; from the coding sequence ATGGGATATTATGTTGGCATCGATCTCGGCGGAACGAATATCAAGGCAGGTATCGTAACCGAAGAAGGAAAGCTTCTCAATAAGGACAGCATCAAGACTCATGCAGAAAGACCGATGGAAGAGATCATCAAGGATATGGGCGAGCTCGCACTCAAGGTGATCGGAGACGCAGGTCTTAAGGTAAGCGACGTTACTGCTATCGGTATCGGTTCTCCCGGAACTCCCGATAACAAGGCAGGAGTTCTTGTATATTCCAATAATCTCCCGTTCAACATGGCTCCGATGAGAAGACTCATCAGAGAGGTTGTTGATCTCCCCGTATATATCGATAATGACGCCAACTGCGCGGCAATGGCCGAGGCAGTAGCAGGTGCAGCAAAGGGAACACTTGATTCCGTAACTATCACACTTGGTACCGGCGTCGGTGCAGGTGTTATCGCTAACGGCAGGATCTATTCCGGATTCAACCAGGCAGGTTCCGAGTTCGGACATACCGTTCTCGTATCCGGCGGTCAGCAGTGCTCATGCGGACGTAAGGGATGCTTTGAAGCATACAGCTCCGCAAGTGCTCTTATCAGGATGACAAAGGAGGCAGCAGATGCCAATCCCGATTCTATCCTGAACGAGCTTATCGAGCAGAATGGAAAGGTAAGCGGAAAGACAGCTTTCGAGGCTATGCGCAAGGGCGACAAGGCAGGCGCCGCTGTAGTAGATATGTACACGGACTACCTTGCTGACGGACTTGCAAATGCGATCAATACATTTATGCCCGAAGTACTCGTTATCGGAGGCGGTGTATGTAATGAGGGTGATCCACTTCTTGTTCCTCTTCGCGAGAAGACAATGTCCAGACCTTACTTTGGTCCCGGCGTTAAGAAGACTGAGATCAGGATCGCAGAGATGGGTAACGATGCCGGTATCGTAGGTGCAGCCATGATGGGTAAGGCATGTGCAGACGATAAGATCGACGGCCTTTCCAGCGCAGTCTGA
- a CDS encoding DNA-directed RNA polymerase subunit alpha has product MNDILEPTIECKELSEDGSYGKYVVSPLERGYGTTLGNSLRRVLLSSLTGAAVTAIKIDNIYHEFSTVPGIVEDMTEIILNIKGIRAKLHTDSPKTVCISVTEGKTGELTAGDIVHDDEVEIMNPDHVIAHLNGESKVFMELTISAGRGYNTAEQNKVEGQAIGIIAIDSIFTPIKRANYVIENTRVGERTDYDSLTLEVWTDGTVAVDEALSSAADILIQHLNLFTVLTETDSSISFKSIETKSEKNSELGKLIEDLDFSVRTYNCLKRAAINTVGDLISRSEDEMIKVRNLGKKSLDEVIAKLAEMDLHLADKQD; this is encoded by the coding sequence ATGAACGATATTTTAGAGCCAACCATTGAATGTAAAGAATTAAGTGAAGATGGTTCCTACGGCAAATATGTCGTATCTCCGCTCGAGCGTGGATACGGTACGACACTCGGAAATTCTCTTCGTCGTGTTCTGCTTTCTTCTCTTACGGGAGCTGCAGTTACAGCTATTAAGATCGATAACATATATCACGAGTTCTCCACTGTCCCCGGCATCGTCGAGGACATGACGGAGATCATCCTTAACATCAAGGGTATCCGTGCTAAGCTTCACACTGATTCTCCCAAGACTGTTTGCATCAGCGTAACAGAGGGTAAGACAGGCGAGCTTACAGCCGGTGATATCGTACACGATGACGAAGTCGAGATCATGAATCCCGATCACGTTATCGCTCACTTGAACGGTGAGTCCAAGGTATTCATGGAGCTCACGATCAGCGCAGGCCGTGGTTATAACACAGCTGAGCAGAACAAGGTTGAAGGTCAGGCAATCGGCATCATCGCTATCGATTCCATCTTCACTCCTATCAAGAGAGCTAACTATGTTATTGAGAATACCCGTGTAGGCGAGCGTACAGACTACGATAGCCTTACACTCGAGGTTTGGACAGACGGTACTGTTGCCGTTGATGAAGCGCTTTCTTCAGCTGCTGATATTCTTATCCAGCATCTCAACCTGTTCACGGTTCTTACCGAGACAGACAGCTCCATCAGCTTCAAGAGCATCGAGACAAAGAGCGAGAAGAATTCTGAACTCGGTAAGCTTATCGAGGATCTTGACTTCTCTGTTCGTACATACAACTGCCTTAAGAGAGCAGCCATCAATACTGTAGGCGATCTTATCTCTCGTTCCGAGGATGAGATGATCAAGGTTAGAAACCTTGGTAAGAAGTCACTTGACGAAGTTATCGCCAAGCTCGCCGAGATGGATCTGCACTTGGCTGACAAACAAGATTGA
- a CDS encoding energy-coupling factor transport system ATP-binding protein — MIENEKTKEKAVSVSSVTFRYNVEDPEGQSTVKCALNGISLDIEKGSYVAMLGPNGSGKSTLAKIIDLLEMPSEGTVTVLGINGKDEEHFWDIRENCSYVFQNPDNQIVGTIVEEDVAFGPENLGIKNPELRNRVDRALEYVGLTKYAKHQAAHLSGGQKQKLAIAGALAMEPQVLILDESTAMLDPISRNEFLDIVERLHAEKGVTVITITHDMTEASRCEKIFVIEKGKVTMSGRPHELFADAERVRRAGLELPVFAELTYHLMRLQRQKICPEDLIDQKTAAARTAAVALGKKEFSSHEITPDVIKNANDSRIILSVKGLSYSYDNNSEKAISDINIDVRENEILAIVGHSGCGKTTLITHLNGLTRPQTGSVELYLDNGEVLTTSKSKEIKKIRQNVGVVFQYPEYQLFAETVYTDIEYGLRKMGIEEDKRKERVIAAAKSVGLSEDLLDSSPFELSGGQKRRVAMAGVLVMDPKVLVLDEPASGLDPRGRKDMFSLIRKLKRNGTTIILVSHNMDEAACYADRICCMDSGKLIAIDTPENIFNDESGIDIPRPLLHDFSYQVRAEIEKELGVKVAFDPVARNAHEEAKNILRSVKQYKEAHDA; from the coding sequence ATGATCGAAAACGAGAAGACAAAAGAAAAAGCGGTTTCCGTAAGTTCAGTAACATTCAGGTATAACGTAGAGGACCCGGAAGGTCAGTCTACGGTCAAGTGTGCCCTGAACGGGATCTCGCTGGATATAGAAAAAGGTTCCTACGTTGCAATGCTTGGTCCTAACGGATCGGGTAAGTCTACGCTTGCCAAGATAATCGATCTTCTCGAGATGCCAAGTGAGGGTACCGTAACCGTACTCGGCATCAACGGTAAGGATGAAGAGCATTTCTGGGATATCAGAGAGAACTGCTCATATGTATTTCAAAATCCCGATAATCAGATCGTAGGTACTATCGTAGAAGAAGATGTCGCTTTCGGTCCCGAGAATCTCGGAATCAAGAATCCTGAGCTCAGAAACAGGGTAGACAGGGCACTCGAATATGTCGGTCTTACAAAGTATGCGAAACATCAGGCGGCACACTTGTCAGGCGGTCAAAAGCAAAAGCTCGCCATCGCAGGTGCACTCGCGATGGAGCCGCAGGTATTGATTCTTGACGAATCTACTGCGATGCTCGATCCGATAAGCAGAAACGAATTCCTTGATATAGTAGAAAGACTTCACGCCGAAAAGGGAGTCACTGTGATCACGATCACTCATGATATGACCGAGGCTTCAAGATGCGAGAAGATATTCGTTATCGAAAAGGGCAAGGTCACCATGAGCGGCAGACCTCACGAACTGTTTGCTGATGCAGAAAGAGTCAGGAGAGCAGGTCTCGAATTACCGGTATTCGCAGAGCTTACTTATCATCTCATGAGATTACAGCGCCAAAAGATCTGCCCCGAAGATCTGATCGATCAGAAGACCGCAGCGGCAAGAACTGCAGCAGTTGCGCTCGGAAAGAAAGAATTCTCTTCGCATGAGATAACTCCCGATGTAATTAAGAACGCGAATGACAGCAGGATCATATTATCGGTCAAAGGGCTTTCGTATTCATACGACAATAATTCCGAGAAGGCTATCAGTGACATCAATATAGATGTCAGGGAAAATGAGATACTTGCGATAGTAGGCCACAGCGGCTGCGGAAAGACGACGCTGATCACGCACCTCAACGGTCTCACAAGGCCTCAGACGGGAAGCGTAGAGCTATATCTCGATAACGGAGAAGTGCTGACAACATCAAAGAGCAAAGAGATCAAAAAGATCAGGCAGAATGTCGGTGTGGTCTTTCAGTATCCCGAATATCAGCTTTTCGCCGAGACGGTATATACGGATATCGAATACGGTCTCAGGAAGATGGGTATCGAAGAAGATAAGAGAAAAGAAAGAGTCATTGCGGCTGCAAAGAGCGTAGGACTCAGCGAGGATCTTCTTGATTCGAGTCCGTTCGAGCTTTCGGGCGGTCAGAAGAGACGTGTCGCCATGGCGGGAGTTCTGGTAATGGATCCAAAGGTGCTCGTACTCGATGAGCCTGCGTCCGGTCTTGACCCTCGAGGCAGGAAAGACATGTTCAGCCTGATAAGAAAGCTCAAGAGGAATGGGACTACTATCATACTCGTATCGCACAATATGGATGAGGCGGCTTGCTACGCGGATCGTATCTGCTGCATGGATTCCGGTAAGCTCATCGCGATCGACACACCTGAGAATATCTTTAATGACGAAAGCGGGATCGATATCCCGAGACCGCTGCTTCACGACTTCTCATATCAGGTGAGAGCCGAGATCGAGAAAGAATTAGGAGTAAAGGTTGCTTTCGATCCGGTGGCGCGAAATGCGCATGAGGAAGCAAAGAATATATTAAGATCGGTAAAACAGTACAAGGAGGCGCATGATGCTTAA
- a CDS encoding Regulator of protease activity HflC, stomatin/prohibitin superfamily yields MLYAIIIFSIILIIIVVSCIKIVPQATTFIVERLGAYKTTWDTGIHFKVPIIDRVAKKISLKEKVADFAPQAVITKDNVTMQIDTVLFYQIVDPKLYTYGIEKPILAIENLSATTLRNIIGDLELDQTLTSRDIINTKMREILDEATDPWGIKVNRVELKNILPPREIQVAMEKQMKAEREKRESILIAEGQKESAIRVAEGEKESAILRAEAKKEAAIREAEGQAEAILKVQEATAKGLQMIKDVGADQGLVAIKSLEALEKAADGKATKIIIPSEIQGLAGLATSLKEIVKD; encoded by the coding sequence ATGCTTTATGCAATCATCATTTTTTCGATCATTCTGATCATCATCGTAGTTTCTTGCATTAAGATCGTTCCTCAGGCAACAACATTTATCGTTGAGCGCCTCGGAGCATATAAGACAACTTGGGATACGGGTATCCACTTCAAGGTACCGATCATCGACAGAGTAGCCAAGAAGATCTCCCTTAAGGAGAAGGTTGCAGATTTCGCACCTCAGGCAGTTATTACAAAGGATAACGTTACGATGCAGATCGATACGGTACTCTTCTATCAGATCGTAGATCCTAAGCTCTATACATACGGAATCGAGAAGCCCATCCTCGCTATCGAGAATCTTTCCGCTACAACACTTCGTAACATCATCGGTGATCTCGAGCTCGACCAGACACTTACGAGCCGTGACATCATCAACACCAAGATGCGTGAGATCCTCGACGAAGCTACAGATCCCTGGGGAATCAAGGTAAACAGAGTTGAGCTCAAGAACATCCTTCCTCCTCGTGAGATCCAGGTAGCCATGGAGAAGCAGATGAAGGCTGAGCGTGAGAAGAGAGAGTCGATCCTCATCGCTGAAGGTCAGAAGGAGTCCGCTATCCGCGTTGCAGAAGGTGAGAAGGAGTCCGCTATCCTCCGTGCTGAGGCTAAGAAGGAAGCAGCTATCAGAGAGGCTGAAGGTCAGGCAGAGGCTATCCTTAAGGTACAGGAAGCTACAGCTAAGGGTCTTCAGATGATCAAGGACGTTGGCGCTGATCAGGGTCTTGTAGCTATCAAGAGCCTTGAGGCACTCGAGAAAGCAGCTGACGGTAAGGCAACAAAGATCATCATCCCTTCCGAGATCCAGGGACTTGCAGGTCTTGCAACATCCTTGAAGGAGATCGTTAAGGACTGA
- a CDS encoding energy-coupling factor transport system permease protein, which yields MLKEISLGKYCDTGSILHKTDPRIKTIMYLVYLIVIFMVSSYPAVIAVVAVTLIQLAVAKIPLKVIKSSIMPIIPLAIFIFILNAISIKQGEALFNIYKFTITDQGLYKASIMSIRLIMLILSTSVLLTLTTTPLKTADALESLFSPLKKIKVPVHEMAMMMSIALRFIPTLGEETDKIMKAQVSRGADYDTGTVINRIRGYITVLVPLFVSSFKHAEELAVAMDARCYRGGEGRTKLNPLKITKKDIVVAVFLALGAALILAAEFIRL from the coding sequence ATGCTTAAGGAGATCAGCCTCGGAAAGTATTGCGATACAGGATCGATACTTCATAAGACGGACCCGAGGATCAAGACGATAATGTATCTTGTATACCTGATCGTCATCTTCATGGTGAGTTCCTACCCTGCCGTAATTGCCGTAGTGGCAGTCACTCTAATTCAACTTGCGGTAGCAAAGATCCCTTTGAAGGTCATCAAGTCATCTATCATGCCGATAATCCCTCTGGCGATATTCATCTTTATACTGAATGCGATATCGATAAAGCAGGGTGAGGCGCTGTTCAATATCTATAAGTTCACGATAACGGATCAGGGACTTTATAAGGCATCGATAATGTCGATAAGGCTGATCATGCTGATCCTTTCCACGAGCGTGCTCCTTACGTTGACAACGACACCTCTTAAGACTGCCGATGCACTCGAGTCGCTCTTCTCGCCTCTTAAGAAGATCAAGGTGCCCGTCCACGAGATGGCAATGATGATGTCTATAGCATTAAGATTTATCCCGACGCTCGGAGAAGAGACTGATAAGATCATGAAGGCGCAGGTTTCAAGAGGCGCGGATTATGACACGGGAACGGTGATCAACAGGATCAGAGGTTATATAACCGTTCTTGTTCCGCTCTTTGTATCGAGCTTCAAGCACGCCGAGGAACTGGCGGTTGCGATGGATGCCAGATGCTACAGAGGCGGCGAAGGCAGGACCAAGCTCAATCCCCTGAAGATCACGAAAAAGGATATCGTAGTCGCCGTATTCCTGGCGCTCGGAGCCGCACTTATATTGGCAGCCGAATTTATCAGGCTTTAA
- a CDS encoding nicotinate phosphoribosyltransferase, producing the protein MNNMWNDRTNMSMLTDFYELTMGKGYLDGGNEDKIVYFDMFFRSVPEHGGFAVMAGLEQVIDYLNNLHFTEEDLEFLSHYGFDEKFIDYLRNFKFSCDVWAIPEGTVVFPREPLVKVRGPVLQAQLLETALLCTINHQSLIATKTARIVRAAEGRPIMEFGARRAQGFDASVLGARAAYIAGVAGTSCTICGQQFDIPLSGTMAHSWVMLYDDEFEAFKAYAESYPDKTLLLVDTYDVLKSGIPNAIRCAKEVLEPMGKRLLGIRIDSGDLTYMTQKAREMLDAAGLTDCKITVSNALDEYIIRDLIRQGACIDSFGVGERLITSKAEPVFGGVYKICAVEDEGGNVIPKMKISENAGKVTTPCSKEIVRFYDKATGKAMADVLFVEGEEIPSGEPYEIFDPIETWKTKTLENYEARKLLVKIFDHGEPVYKSPSITDIRNYCTKEIDSLWDAVKRFENPHNYYVDLSPKLWKIKDDILRSYKHKEKRGNN; encoded by the coding sequence ATGAACAACATGTGGAATGATCGCACGAATATGAGTATGCTCACAGACTTTTATGAGCTTACTATGGGCAAAGGTTATCTTGACGGCGGCAACGAAGACAAGATCGTATACTTTGACATGTTCTTCAGGAGTGTTCCCGAACATGGCGGATTTGCCGTTATGGCGGGTCTTGAGCAGGTCATAGATTACTTAAATAACCTTCACTTTACCGAGGAAGACCTCGAATTCCTGAGCCACTACGGCTTCGACGAGAAGTTCATCGATTATTTGAGAAACTTCAAGTTCAGCTGTGATGTATGGGCGATCCCCGAGGGTACGGTCGTATTCCCGAGAGAACCTCTTGTTAAGGTAAGAGGTCCCGTTCTTCAGGCTCAGCTCCTTGAGACGGCTCTTCTTTGTACGATCAACCATCAGAGCCTTATCGCTACTAAGACCGCAAGGATCGTAAGAGCGGCGGAGGGCAGACCTATCATGGAATTTGGTGCCAGGAGAGCACAGGGATTTGACGCTTCCGTACTCGGTGCACGCGCGGCATATATCGCGGGCGTGGCAGGAACATCCTGTACCATCTGCGGACAGCAGTTCGATATCCCGTTATCGGGAACGATGGCTCACAGCTGGGTAATGCTCTACGACGATGAGTTCGAGGCATTCAAGGCATATGCCGAGTCGTATCCTGACAAGACACTTCTCCTTGTTGATACTTATGATGTTTTAAAGAGCGGTATCCCCAATGCGATCAGATGTGCAAAGGAAGTCCTGGAGCCTATGGGCAAGAGGCTTCTGGGCATCAGGATCGACAGCGGCGACCTTACATATATGACTCAAAAGGCACGAGAGATGCTCGATGCGGCAGGACTTACGGATTGTAAGATCACGGTATCCAATGCGCTGGATGAATATATCATCAGGGATCTTATAAGACAGGGCGCATGCATCGACTCCTTCGGTGTAGGCGAGAGACTTATCACTTCCAAGGCTGAACCCGTATTCGGAGGCGTATACAAGATCTGTGCGGTCGAGGATGAGGGCGGCAATGTCATCCCCAAGATGAAGATCTCCGAGAATGCCGGCAAGGTGACGACACCCTGCAGTAAGGAGATCGTAAGGTTCTACGACAAAGCTACGGGTAAGGCTATGGCCGACGTACTCTTTGTCGAAGGCGAAGAAATCCCGAGCGGCGAGCCCTACGAGATCTTTGATCCCATAGAGACATGGAAGACAAAGACGCTCGAGAACTATGAGGCTCGAAAGCTCCTCGTTAAGATCTTTGATCACGGTGAGCCGGTCTACAAGTCTCCTTCGATCACCGATATCAGGAACTACTGCACTAAGGAGATCGATTCTCTCTGGGATGCGGTAAAGAGATTTGAAAATCCCCACAATTACTATGTGGATCTTTCACCCAAGCTCTGGAAGATAAAGGATGATATACTTAGAAGCTATAAGCATAAAGAAAAGAGAGGTAACAACTAA
- a CDS encoding tRNA pseudouridine38-40 synthase, with translation MPKIALTCEYDGTDFVGFQIQDNGRSVQQVLNEALSAVYKKEITVTGCSRTDSGVHARGHVSSCDVPFVIPEKKIPLAVNAFLPPDLSVRKAVYVKDDFNARFCSLGKRYIYRLYSSRTRSPLQARYSHFITLDPDIEAMREAAAVMVGEHDFAAFCAAGGSQNTTVRKIFAVNVNKGAVPGLIEIEVQGEAFLYNMVRIMSGTLLYAGIGKLSTADIEALFENPERQNAGKTLPPEGLTLEEVFYDWEKWKA, from the coding sequence ATGCCGAAGATCGCTCTGACATGTGAATATGACGGTACCGATTTTGTCGGATTCCAGATACAGGATAACGGCAGATCCGTACAGCAGGTCTTAAACGAAGCTCTTTCGGCAGTATATAAAAAGGAAATAACCGTAACGGGATGTTCCAGGACTGATTCGGGTGTTCACGCACGCGGCCATGTCAGTTCCTGTGACGTCCCGTTCGTCATTCCCGAGAAAAAGATACCCTTGGCGGTAAATGCTTTTCTTCCTCCGGATCTGTCCGTCAGGAAGGCCGTTTATGTGAAGGATGATTTTAATGCCAGGTTCTGTTCTCTCGGAAAGCGATATATCTACAGGCTCTACAGCTCCAGGACCAGAAGTCCTCTGCAGGCCAGATATTCCCACTTCATAACATTAGATCCCGATATCGAAGCCATGAGGGAAGCCGCGGCGGTGATGGTAGGAGAGCATGACTTCGCGGCATTCTGTGCGGCGGGCGGCAGCCAGAATACCACTGTCCGAAAGATATTTGCCGTCAATGTCAATAAAGGTGCTGTTCCCGGTCTGATCGAGATCGAAGTCCAGGGTGAGGCGTTCCTTTATAACATGGTCAGGATCATGAGCGGCACGCTCCTTTATGCAGGCATTGGAAAGCTTTCGACAGCTGATATAGAAGCGCTCTTTGAGAATCCCGAAAGGCAGAATGCAGGAAAGACACTGCCGCCCGAGGGACTTACTCTTGAAGAAGTCTTCTATGACTGGGAAAAGTGGAAAGCCTGA
- a CDS encoding Membrane protein implicated in regulation of membrane protease activity has protein sequence MFMNVDMWVVWLVLMVIFLIIEAATLGITTVWCAAGCLVAAIMDLLGAPVGAQVIAMIAVSVVCFIACLIWIRPMFDAKHKRELSPTNADRVLGHEGIVIKTIDPMDGKGQIKVLGQVWSAKADKVIEEGSKVKVLSMEGVKLIVEELK, from the coding sequence ATGTTTATGAACGTTGACATGTGGGTCGTCTGGCTTGTGCTGATGGTCATATTCCTGATAATCGAAGCGGCAACACTCGGTATTACTACTGTATGGTGCGCAGCAGGTTGTCTGGTAGCAGCGATCATGGATCTTCTCGGAGCTCCTGTCGGTGCTCAGGTCATAGCAATGATAGCAGTATCCGTAGTTTGCTTCATAGCTTGCCTGATATGGATCAGACCTATGTTTGATGCAAAGCACAAGAGAGAATTGAGCCCTACAAATGCTGACAGAGTCTTAGGCCATGAAGGCATCGTCATCAAGACGATCGATCCGATGGACGGCAAGGGTCAGATCAAGGTTCTTGGTCAGGTCTGGAGTGCTAAGGCAGACAAGGTCATCGAAGAAGGCTCTAAGGTAAAAGTCCTTTCCATGGAAGGCGTAAAGCTCATCGTGGAAGAGTTAAAGTAA
- a CDS encoding Surface polysaccharide O-acyltransferase, integral membrane enzyme, protein MRRSYIDYMKALGALLVILAHSISYYSVSYKLVSRPIGICGNLCYAVNAAVFFVIAGLLCHKQNVGSYYLKKVKRILIPFVFFTTLKIAYTLFISDQYAHSETLKGVLIDAFVYGRLYWFPYTIFVIFLITPLFWSSKDEGKARRLVIPAVLFTAFLITDIILSALHLENSILYLQINNVLIYLPFFLFGMLIGGYGIDKVESLLISRMLIKTIVSLVIIGLSAFYLVYGMGDGDEVKVMWEQPYLLRFLIALPLIYILFAVSYKLPVGIAPLKLAGEFSLQIMLFDSIFRVVIFELFEKVIEHGEWMIPVVTVISISLSVLTSYIIRKIPVVRTVFGL, encoded by the coding sequence ATGCGCAGATCATATATCGACTACATGAAAGCCCTCGGTGCTTTACTCGTTATACTTGCACATTCGATCTCTTATTATTCCGTATCTTATAAGCTCGTAAGCCGACCGATCGGGATCTGCGGGAATCTGTGCTACGCCGTAAACGCGGCGGTGTTCTTTGTGATCGCCGGACTTCTGTGCCATAAGCAGAATGTCGGAAGCTACTATCTTAAGAAAGTTAAGAGGATACTGATACCTTTCGTATTCTTTACCACGCTTAAGATCGCTTATACGTTATTTATCTCCGATCAATATGCCCATTCCGAGACGCTCAAAGGAGTCCTGATAGACGCTTTCGTATACGGAAGGCTCTACTGGTTCCCTTATACCATATTCGTGATCTTCCTGATAACCCCACTCTTTTGGAGCAGTAAAGATGAAGGTAAGGCAAGACGCCTCGTGATCCCGGCGGTGCTGTTTACTGCCTTTCTTATCACGGATATCATCTTATCGGCTCTTCATCTCGAGAATTCCATCCTTTATCTCCAGATCAATAATGTCCTTATCTATCTGCCGTTCTTCCTCTTCGGAATGCTGATCGGAGGTTATGGCATCGATAAGGTCGAGTCCCTGCTCATATCAAGGATGCTGATAAAGACTATCGTGAGCCTTGTCATTATCGGGCTTTCGGCTTTCTATCTGGTCTACGGTATGGGGGATGGCGATGAAGTTAAGGTCATGTGGGAGCAGCCCTACCTTCTCAGGTTCCTGATCGCACTCCCTCTCATCTATATTCTCTTTGCTGTTTCGTATAAGCTTCCCGTCGGTATCGCGCCGCTAAAGCTCGCAGGTGAATTTTCCCTTCAGATAATGCTCTTTGACAGCATCTTCAGGGTAGTAATATTCGAGTTATTCGAGAAGGTTATCGAGCACGGTGAGTGGATGATCCCCGTTGTTACGGTGATAAGCATCTCTTTATCGGTACTCACTTCCTATATCATCAGAAAGATACCTGTTGTAAGGACCGTATTCGGTCTATAA